TCATAATAACCTCATTTCTATTGGCTAATCCTATTTGAAATGATATATTTGCACGCTGTTTACAAAAATTAAAAATCAATGCAAAATAAGGGATTAGTAAGGCTTTTTGCGCTGCTTTTCGGCTTGGTCAGTATCTACCAACTCTCCTATACCTTCATTACCAGTAAAGTTGAAAGTGATGCGGATACCTTTGCCGTAAACCAGATTTCCGAAGCTGAGGAAGATTATGTGGCGAAGCGTGAAGCCTTGGAAGCATCATATTTGGATTCGATTGGCGGTAATCCAATTTTGGGGTATACCAACTATGATGATGCCAAAACCAAGGAACTCAACAAGGGCTTGGACCTTAAAGGAGGTATTAATGTTACCCTCCAGATTTCGGTCAAGGATATTTTAAAAGGGCTGGCCAATAATACCAAAAGTCCGGTATTCAATAAGGCTTTGGCAGATGCCGATGAGGCATCCAAAAATAGTGATGATACCTACCTGGAACTCTTTTTTGATGCCTTTGATGCCATAAAAGGGGATACCAAACTGGCCTCTCCCGATATTTTTGCCAACAAGACCTTAAGTGATGAAATCAATTTTCAAATGACCGATGATGAGGTAAAACCCATCATTCGGAGAAAGATTGATGAATCCGTTGTTTCTGCATTTGAAGTATTGCGCAAGCGTATTGATGGTTTTGGGGTAACACAGCCCAACATTCAGCGGGAAGGGAACTCGGGCCGTATTTTGGTGGAATTACCCGGTGCCAGGGATGTGCAACGTGCCCAGGAATTATTGTCCAGTACCGCACAGTTGGAGTTCTGGGAGACCTATCAGCAAAACAATCCAAGTCTTGGACAATTTTTTGTGAACGCCAATGAAAAGCTGCGTGAAATCCTTGAACCTGTGGAACAGGCAAAGGATACGTTGAGCACTCCTGAATCGGAAATTGATTCACTCCTCTCCGATGTGGCTGAAGATTCCCTGGACTTTTCCGTTCAAATAAATCCTCTTTTGAGCAAACTATTGCCCGCTGCGCCCGGTAGCCATGCCATGGCTAGATTGGCCGTTTCCGATACGGCAGAGATTGGGGCCTATTTAAGGATGCCGGAAATACGAAGACTTTTACCGGCCGATGTTCAATTTACCCGATTTGCCTTTGAGAAGCCTCCAAAAGAATCCGAGGTTGCGGAACTATTTGCATTGAAATCCAACCGTGACGGCGTTCCAAGAATAAGTGGGGATGTGATTACCGATGCCCAGGACACTTTTGACCAGTTCAATAAACCTGCCGTTACCATGAGTATGAATACCCGTGGGGCCAGGGAATGGGAAAAACTGACAGGGGATGCCTTTAACAACCAAACCGGTATTGCCATAGTACTTGACAACAAAGTATATACCGCACCCGGCGTGTCCACAGGACCTATTTCCGGTGGCCGTTCAGAAATTACGGGAACATTTACCATAAATGAGACCAAGGATATTGCCAATGTGCTGCGGGCAGGTAAATTACCGGCATCCGCTGAAATTATTCAATCTGAAGTGGTAGGGCCTTCCTTGGGACAGGAAGCTATCGATAGTGGTTTTGCCTCCTTTTTGATTGCCATGGCCTTTGTTTTGGTCTGGATGATTTTCTACTACGGGAAGGCTGGAATTTTTGCCGATATCGCCCTGATTTTCAATATTCTATTAATTTTTGGGGTGCTGACCAGCTTAGGTGCGGTATTGACCTTGCCCGGTATTGCGGGTATTGTACTGACCATTGGTATGTCCGTGGATGCCAACGTGCTGATTTTTGAACGTATCAAGGAAGAATTGGCCAAAGGTAAAGGAAAAGCCCAGGCCGTAGCGGACGGATTCAACAATGCCTTGTCGTCCATTTTGGATGCAAACATTACCACAGGCCTAACGGCGATTATCCTTTTTGTTTTTGGTTCAGGCCCGATCAAAGGATTTGCCACCACCCTTTTGATAGGTATCGTAACCTCCTTGTTTACGGCCATCTTTGTGACCCGTTTGATGGTGGATTGGTACATCGCCAAACGAGGAAGGGAATTGGCGTTCTCGACCCCTTTGACCAAAAATCTGTTCACTAACTTGAGCATTGATTTCCTTTCCAAAAGGAAAATTGCTTACGTTATTTCCATAATCCTGGTAGGTGTTGGGGCGTTCTCCCTATTCACAAAAGGGTTACAGCAAGGTGTCGACTTTATAGGTGGGCGTTCCTATCAAATCCGTTTTGAAAAAGAGGTGAATCCATCTGAGATTGCTTCTGGCTTAAATGAGGTGTTTGGAAGTGGTACCCAGGTAAAAACCTTTGGCGAGGCCAATCAGATTAAGGTGACGACCCCATATAAGGTAGATGTTGAAGGCATTGAGGTGGACAATGAGATTCAAAATAAATTGTATACTTCACTTCAGCAATATCTACCGGATGGTACCTCTTTTGAGGATTTCACCGTTGGAGCTTCAGAAAAATCGATCGGAATTTTACAATCGACCAAAGTTGGTCCAACCATTGCGGATGACATTAAACAGAATGCCTATTATGCCATTCTGGGATCGTTGGCCGTGGTGTTTCTTTATATCCTGCTTCGATTTAAAAGATGGCAATTCTCCTTGGGTGCGGTTGCGGCCGTATTCCACGATGTCATGATCGTTTTGGGCATCTTTTCACTGACCAGTACCATTATGCCCTTCAATATGGAAATTGATCAAGCCTTTATTGCTGCAATACTGACCGTAATTGGGTATTCCCTGAACGATACCGTTGTTGTGTTTGACCGTATTCGTGAAGTGGTCGGCCTAAAAGGTTGGAAAGGCGGTGCCCATATCAACCAGGCGTTGAACAGTACCTTGAGTCGTACATTGAATACCTCCTTAACCACTTTGATCGTACTTTTGGCCATCTTTGTTTTTGGTGGTGAAAGTTTACGCGGTTTTATGTTCGCAATGATCGTTGGGGTCCTTGTAGGTACGTATTCATCGGTGTTCATTGCAACTCCGATTATGTTCGATTCCCTAAAAAAGAAGATTGCCAGTGATGGCAAGGTTGCCGTAGCCTAGCTATAGGTTCCTAAAAGAGTAAACCGCTTTCCTGAGGCATCGGGGAAGCGGTTTTTTTATGCTTGATCTGGAAAATATTCATGAATATAGGTGATGGCCCCATTTTGGCTCAGGTGAGCAAAATTGCTATAGCGATGATGGACATCGACTATTTCTTCCTAAGCTTGTGGACCAGTTCCTGGTTTTTCCCACCCTGTAAGCCAATAACGACCTTTTTGGAAGTCGGAGCACAAACAGTTTCACAAAAACACTTACGTTCTTCCTTGGATAAGTCCTAAAAACCCATGCAGGCCTTTATTTTGGTGGAAGTGAGTTCACATGTTCAAAGCCTTTTCCCAATAGTGCACTCAACACCTCCACTTGACCTAAAAGCTCTTTTGGGATTAAAACGTATTCCCGCATCTTTGCCCCGTAGGACATAAAGGGCTTCGCTCCAAATTCCTTGTCGAATTTTTCAGTATCCAATTTGGACAGTCGGATGCCAATTTCATGGTCTTTGTTCAATTGTGAGAACATATATCCGTTGGAGGATGTATAGGGCATGGTCTTTCCTTTTCGTTCCAATCCGGCCATGGCAATTGCGCTTTCATAGATGGTCAATATTTCGTCCCTGGTCATGATACGATTTTTGTTTGGTATTCCATTTTATGGGCTACTTCACGAATGACTTCCAATAAATAGGCAACGGTT
The sequence above is a segment of the Muricauda sp. SCSIO 64092 genome. Coding sequences within it:
- the secDF gene encoding protein translocase subunit SecDF, giving the protein MQNKGLVRLFALLFGLVSIYQLSYTFITSKVESDADTFAVNQISEAEEDYVAKREALEASYLDSIGGNPILGYTNYDDAKTKELNKGLDLKGGINVTLQISVKDILKGLANNTKSPVFNKALADADEASKNSDDTYLELFFDAFDAIKGDTKLASPDIFANKTLSDEINFQMTDDEVKPIIRRKIDESVVSAFEVLRKRIDGFGVTQPNIQREGNSGRILVELPGARDVQRAQELLSSTAQLEFWETYQQNNPSLGQFFVNANEKLREILEPVEQAKDTLSTPESEIDSLLSDVAEDSLDFSVQINPLLSKLLPAAPGSHAMARLAVSDTAEIGAYLRMPEIRRLLPADVQFTRFAFEKPPKESEVAELFALKSNRDGVPRISGDVITDAQDTFDQFNKPAVTMSMNTRGAREWEKLTGDAFNNQTGIAIVLDNKVYTAPGVSTGPISGGRSEITGTFTINETKDIANVLRAGKLPASAEIIQSEVVGPSLGQEAIDSGFASFLIAMAFVLVWMIFYYGKAGIFADIALIFNILLIFGVLTSLGAVLTLPGIAGIVLTIGMSVDANVLIFERIKEELAKGKGKAQAVADGFNNALSSILDANITTGLTAIILFVFGSGPIKGFATTLLIGIVTSLFTAIFVTRLMVDWYIAKRGRELAFSTPLTKNLFTNLSIDFLSKRKIAYVISIILVGVGAFSLFTKGLQQGVDFIGGRSYQIRFEKEVNPSEIASGLNEVFGSGTQVKTFGEANQIKVTTPYKVDVEGIEVDNEIQNKLYTSLQQYLPDGTSFEDFTVGASEKSIGILQSTKVGPTIADDIKQNAYYAILGSLAVVFLYILLRFKRWQFSLGAVAAVFHDVMIVLGIFSLTSTIMPFNMEIDQAFIAAILTVIGYSLNDTVVVFDRIREVVGLKGWKGGAHINQALNSTLSRTLNTSLTTLIVLLAIFVFGGESLRGFMFAMIVGVLVGTYSSVFIATPIMFDSLKKKIASDGKVAVA